Below is a window of Perca fluviatilis chromosome 14, GENO_Pfluv_1.0, whole genome shotgun sequence DNA.
tacagtacaggccaaaagtttggacacaccttctcattcaatgcgtttcctttattttcatgactatttacattgtagattctcactgaaggcatcaaaactatgaatgaacacatatggaattatgtacttaacaaaaaagtgtgaaataactgaaaacatgtcttatattttacattcctcaaagtagccaccctttgcttttttgatagcgctgcaaacccttggtgttctctcaatgagcttcatgaggtagtcacctgaaatggttttcacttcacaggtgtgccttgtcagggttaattagtggaatatttaccttattaatggggttgggaccatcagttgtgttgtgcagaagtcaggttgatacacagccgacagccctattggacaactcttagaattcatattattgcaagaaccaatcagctaagtaaagagaaacgagtggccatcattaatTTAACAAATGaatgtcagtcagtccggaaaattgcgaaaactttgaatgtgtccccaagtgcagtcgcaaaaaccatcaagcgctacaatgaaactggctcacatgagtaccgccccaggaaaggaagaccaagagtcacctctgctgctaaaGATAAATTAatctgagtcaccagcctcagaaatcgcaagttaacagcagctcagattagagaccagatgaatgccaacacagagttctagcagcagacacatctctagaacaactgttaagaggagactgcgcgaatcaggccttcatggtcaagtagctgctaggaaaccactgctagagaggcaacaagcagaagagatttgtttgggccaagaaacacaaggaatggacattagaccagtggaaaccCGTGCTTTtctctgatgagtccaaatttgagatctttggttccaaccgctgtgtctttgtgcgatgcagaaaaggtgaacggatggattctacatccctggttcccaccgtgaagcatggaggaggaggtgtgatggtgtgggggtgctttgctggtgacactgttgggttgatttattcaaaattgaaggcatactgaaccagcatggctaccacagtaTCCTggagcgacatgccatcccatccggtttgcgtttagttggaccatcatttatttttcaacaggacaatgaccccaaacacacctccaggctgtgtaagggctatttgaccaagaaggagagtgatggagtgctgcgccagatgacctggcctccacagtcaccggacctgaacccaatcgagatggtttggggtgagctggaccgcagagtgaaggcaaaagggccaacaagtgctaagcatctctgggaactcctttaagattgttggaaaaccatttcaggtgactacctcttgaagctcatcaagagaatgccaagagtgtgcaaagcagtaatcaaagcaaagggtggctactttgaagacatattttcagttatttcacacttttttgttgagtacataattccatatgtgctcattcatagttttgatgccttcagtgagaatctacaatgtaaatagtcatgaaaataaaggaaatgcattgaatgagaaggtgtgtccaaacttagCTGGGGGCGATGATCTCTCAGCTCGTCTCAGGGCGTGGAGCTCAGCCTGTAGAGCCTGTAGAGTCCGCAGCTGGTTGCTCTGGGTGGTGAAGTGTTGGGTGAGATCCTCCATCATGCAACCTCAGGGCTAACCTCAGGGCCTGGTTGTCTTCCTCCAGCTCCTTCATGGCCTGGTACAGCTCGTGGATTTCAGCCTTCTGTTGTAGGACCATACTGCTTGGCTCACTCACTGCTGGATGTTGTTTCTCACTGTTGTTGTGAAGGCAGGTCAAGGTCTTTTCTTTGAAGTCCACAAACTCCCACTCTCAGTACCTTCACACTGGAGGAGAGTTTGGGACTGCAATGAGGAGAGGTCACATGACTGCTGCTGGGGACGGCTGGTCTCTCTGGGGTATTTGGCtgtttcctttcttcttcttttctgctACGCTTTTCATTGACTGGAAGTGTTTGTCAAAATTATCCATGCTATTTTCTGATCCCTGGATCATGATTGTGCCATTGTGATAGATGTTGATAATCAGGGTGGGAGAGGTGGGGTCTTCCTCGCAGACTGTAATTTGTCTTCCTTTGCTGATTCCATTCTTCTTAACATGGGTgaagatttcacaaaaggctgcATGCCAGGCAGGAGGATGATGGGTGAAGAAAAGCAGTTCCCCAGGTCTCTCCGTACACTGATACAGTGCCGGAGCTCATCCATCGTGTTGCTGATAGATTGCAGTGCGCCATCAGGTCTCTGATGTTTTAATGATCTCCACAGGTATCATAGATGTTTGTAGACAATTTTTGGAGCATTTCCCTTCATGGTAAAATCTTTTAGGGAAGTCACATGGTCACATGGTCAGGATACTGGATCTTGTATCCGTCAGTGTCCGGTGGCAAAAGTGGCAGATCTGAATCTTTTACCGGCAACGTTAGATGGCTGATAGCGGAGCCGTCCTCCATCGCGGCATGCATTCACTCGGACCGAcggtagttttttttccccctgtagTTAACGTTACCGGTTGATGTTGCCGGTTGATCCTTGTAACATTGATTAGTGTTCGGCAGACATGGGGTactcgagtcacatgacttgactcgagttagacttgagtcgcaaattttaggacttgagacttgcttgattaacattcataaaagactcgacttgactttgacttgatattcatgagTTGAGACTTCacttagacttgagtcaaatgacttgaaatgacttgattttctgtttaataaatatatttttccccCATCggatattgaggaggagttaacTTTATGATTTTAGTGCTGTTGCATGCGCAGGAACAGTTGTTATGATGACGCGGCGCGCGGCGGcagtaaacaacactggctatgGCTAGTAACTTAACGTCAAGGATCCCTCTCATgggcgccgataccgtgggtgctccagagctcgagcacccacggaaaatactgaccacccacgtgtgccagactgccagttcattatttttttatcttagttatttatttatattattgctTGTATTGGCTATGTTGGTGgtattgattcttaatttcccacgaagctgatcgcggttacgtgccagttaaacttttcatctccaatcctatctgtgtttgtgagaagtggcgctgtcctgagttgaaagatggCCTATAGGTTAGGCCTACTTTCCGGCTTTATTATGGCGTGTGTGTTCGAGTCGgctgctgtccatttcctaaggttctgaaatgcaaacactttttttaaaagggtGTGCGCGTGAGAGCACCcatggaggaaaacataaatcggcgcctatgtccctctgcacagaaaaataataaagttaggctataaggattacacatctgaccaggcaaagaaaaaaatgaacgGCAGCTTGTAAGGTCTGCAGTACAAACATTTCCGACGTTGAATTTCATTCACTTCAAATCGGGAGAGATTCGGGTTCCAGTCCccatattcagctgaaccactatttggacgtttgtgatggacagaactcccttcagtttttggccatgaataagcacaccctcccctctttgttcAAGGTGGCGGTAAGAGCGAATAAaactaggcacacatacacacacacaacacaaactgctctctctctctctctctctctctctcattcataaacacacacacacacacatgcagacgtaagtatgtgaataaagctaggcacacatacaacacactctgcactctcacagcacatgcacattcactcaccaatattaataacttcactcactctctctcaaacacgcacacattcactcacaaatacactgtcAAATATCAACATATATACTTTCAATTCCATGTGATAAGCAAATGTGGTGGGATTCAGCTCCTCTTAaagaatgtgttttgttttttaagagaaggaaaggttaaaggatgtgtttctgtctcataaaagtgaggcatgtttgaagaatattatttgacttagtAACAATTATACTTGAATTGTTTGAAGGAATTTCATgatttgatgtcatgtttgaggcatattgaacaatgttgatttattattggcctaatatcagttttaggctgttcttttttatctgtgttaatttaaactcttcagatgtatgtgGACGCAAAGTCTTTTGAATATTGAGTAAACGTAAGAAAACTTTTTTGCACtcctcttttgtcgggcaggtgcgtaagATATGATCAAAGGTACAAGATCAAAATTTGTTCaaagaaaatcccgcacactgaccattacactaaattaaattaatttcaggTAAATTtactgatgaaggtctgagaccaaaatgttgtatttttctaaatacatttttgccagtgtaatggtcagtgtgcgggattttctttgaatattgagtaaaaaatgcaaataaaactccagcagttcataacCACTGTCTGTTTATGacttctgtttctctgtgtgaatAGTTTTGACAATGTGACTTCCGTTTTAACTGATGCTTGTTAGCATTCGAAAATAAATACTAAAACAATACTAATCCTACTGTAAGATGTTGAGCCTTGTTTTTATGAATCAAAGTGAAAGCATACTCACACTTCCTCAGACCAGGTTTCAGCCTCTGCGCTCCACCATGTTCCAGCCTGGAGGAAGAAACAAAGTCAGAATGAAGCTTCAGAAACCTCCTAATCTCTCatcttcaaaatatatcaaacatcCCATGTTTCTAAGGTCAAAGATTAACTCTGAACATCAACATAATCGAGACATGCTCAAAGTGCTTCAATAAGAATGTAACTTAGTAATAGAAGTTGAGTATCAGCAGGGACGAGATTCTTCACTGTTATCACCAGGGCTGCTGGTACACACTGTGAACCAACAGTGAGCTCTGCTGTCTGTTCATACCTTAGAGtgtccagtctgcagtgtggatCCTCCCGTCTAGCTGAAAGAAGCTTCACTCCcgagtctcctggatgattgtagctcagagaacacagagacactgaggaaccagacCCTACCCAGAACCCAggatagagaggctgagtgaatgtggtgttgaaggtgtggaggtggatcagtgagtcagaggagactgtgtagaaggacagagagccatcaggacagtccacatatactgctactctaccagagacagaggaggaggagatggatgttGGTATCTTATTGTGACAGACAGAGTAACCATCATCATCAGAGCAGagcagactccaggactgatcattacatCCAAACCAACAGTCTCTACTGGTTCCTCTcctgctgattcctctgtaactcactgatatattaacctctcctctcctctcaacctcccagtaacaacgaccagtcagaccatctctacacagcagctgccACCAGGactcaaacctctctggatgatcaggatatcgCTGATCCTCCATCACATGTGTCAccatcctgttgttgtcagacagtttgagttttctgtgtgctgtgtttgtgtctagtGTGAGTTGACAGGAACCTGACGGAgaggagacacaacacagcagcaGATTATCATCTAACACAGCTGATGGTTGATTTATTAACAGACTGACTGTTAATTAGATCAGAACTTCACAATGTTCATACATCTCTTTACCTCTCTTTATAGTCTCATCTCTAACTGGCAAGCTACTAAACCTGGATGGAAATGatcacctctgctgaaatgttcaATTAGTTAACCATCATAGGACACaacctcgctctctctctctctctccctctatgtctctctctctttctgtctgcctctctctgtctctctgtctgtctgtctctctctctgtctctctgtctgtctgtctctctctctgtctgtctgtctgtctgtctctctctctctctgtctgtctgtctgtctgtctgtctgtctctctctctacctctctctgtctctgtgtctctctctctctgtctgtatgtcactctctgtctgactctctctgtgtctctctctcagtctgtctcgtctttctctctctctctgtccctctttctctctatctctctctctctgtctgtctgtctctctctctcgctgtctcactctctccctctctctgtgtctctgtattctCTATTactaatacatacagtatactagaTTGAATATGGACATTAAACACAGTTAACACATGACATAACCATACATTCAATAACAAATCAACTTATGCTGTaaatgaaaagtaaataaaaaataacatttacaaGTCTTAGCTTTTGAACAATGTGCTGCAGAATTAAAGTGTTCTGCTTGAGGTGGAGTCTGCATGAGAAAAGAGTTCGAGAATTTTGGAAAATGTGGTCATTGACTGCATTTTTTgtcaaagcaatgaaaaattATCCAGAGTTTATGACtactgtttctctgtgtgaatAGTTTTGACAATGTGACTTCCATTTTAACTGATGCTTGTtagcaataaataaaaaaatgctaaCAGAATACTAATCCTACTGTAAAATGTTGAGCCTTGTTTTTATGAATCAAAGTGAAAGCATACTCACACTTCCTCAGACCAGGTCTCAGCCTCTGCTCTCCACCATGATCCAGCCTGAAggaagagacaaagacagaatgAACCATCAGAAGCTTCCTCATCTCtcatattcaaaatatatcaaacatcTCATGTTTCTAAGGTCAAAGATTAACTCTGAACATCAACATAATTGAGATGTCTTCAAAGTGCTCCAAAAAGAATGTAACTTATTAATAGGAGTTGAGTCTCAGCAGGGACAAGATTCTTCGCTGTTATCACCAGGGCTGCTGgtaataatatttaataattcattacatttatatagcgctttatcatagacactcaaagcacTTTGGGGGGACTACTCTCTAACACCACCAATGTGTAGTACCCACCTGGGTGATGCACGGCAGCCTTACGACGCCAGACGCTCACCACACATTAGCTtggtagagagggaggggaacatATTTTTACTGGTGGGGAAAACTGGAGTACCCAGAGAAAaccccacgcacacacagggagaacatgcaaactccacacagaaaggcccgggacgACCAGGGTTCGAACCCGGTACCTTCTTGCTCACCAACAGTGAGCTCAGCTGTCTGTTCATACCGTAGAGtgtccagtctgcagtgtagaTCCTCCTGTCTAGCTGAAAGCAGCTTCTTTCCCGAGTCTCCTGGATGACTGTagctcagagaacacagagacactgaggaaccagacCCTACCCAGAACCCAGGATAGAGAGGCTGCGTGAATGgtgtgttgaaggtgtggaggtggatcagtgagtcagaagagactgtgtagaaggacagagagtcagcaggacagtccacatacactgctactctatcagagacagaggaggaggagatggatgttCCTCTGTTATTGTGCCAGACAGAGTAATGACCATCAGAGTAGaacagactccaggactgatcattaccTCCAAACACACAGTCTCTACCGTCTCCTTtcctcctgattcctctgtaactcactgatatattaacctctcctctcctctcaacctcccagtaacagcgaccagtcagaccatctctacacagcagctgaggatagttgtcaaacctctctggatgatcaggatatggctgatcctcCTCCACCCATGTCACCGTcctgttgtcagacagtttgaggtgtctgctcactgtgtttgtgtccagtgtgagttGACAGGAATCTGATGGAGAGAAGGAAACACAACCCAGCAGCAGATTATCATCTAACACAGCTGATGGTTGATTTATTAACAGACTGACTGTTAATTAGATCAGAACTTCACAATGTTCCCAGATCTCTTAACCTCTCTTTATAGTCATATCTCTAACTGGCAAGCTACTAAACCTGGATGGAAATGATCACCTCTTCTGAAATGTTCAATTAGTTAACCATCATTCTacacaacctctctctctctctctctctctctctctgtctgtccccttctgtctctctctcagtctatgtctcactctctctttctctctctctgtctctatctctctctctgtctctctctctcgctctgtctctctctttctgtatgtctctctctctgtccctctctctctctctctctctctctgtctgtctgtctgtctctctctctctttctgtgtctctctattCTCTATTactaatacatacagtataccagATTGAATATGGACATTAAACATAGTTAACACATGACATAACCATACATTCAATAACAAATCAACTTATGCTGTaaatgaaaagtaaataaaaaataacatttacaagtcttagcatttgaacaatgtGCTGCAGAAATAAAGTGTTATGCTTGTGTTGGAGTCTGCATGAGAAAAGAGTTCAAGGATTTTGGAAAATGTGATCATTGACTGCATTTTGTGttaaagcaatgaaaaatgatccACAGTTTGTTacttctgtttctctgtgtgaatatttttgacAATGTGTCTTCCATTTTAACTGATGATTGTTAGCAATCAAAAAGAAATACTAACACAATACTGATCCTACTGTAAGATGTTGAGCTTTGTTTTTATGAATCAAAGTGAAAGCATACTCACACTTCCTCAGACCAGGTTTGAGCCTCTGCTCTCCACCTTGATCCAGCCTGGAGGAAGAGACAAAGTGAGAATGAACCATCAGAAGCTTCCACATCTCTCATCtttaaaatatatcaaacaTCTCAGGTTTCTAAGGTCAaagattaaagtgatggttcagattaatttcaccctagggtcctttgcaccatgacctcaaggCAAACACCCCCcctatcagctgaatagcttagtgtaGGGGCTAACGTATccaggtttgtatctcgtaagttaccccactaataatgcccgaaatgataccaaacttctacagtagtacaaatagcttatgcattcataaaacgattgattggaaagtttgtaagtacaccagaagtttatgtaaataacacttgcctgctggcttctgcttgctgctgcttctggcttagggaccgtctacaaattacaacaccgaaaagagatacaataaaaatatttataatttaacttttatttttttttatgtaagtgctgtagtataactagcaggagacaagttaaaattgaggtaagtttggagacattaccttatttaatcattacattaataaatatttttgttgtatctcttttcgttgtggtaatttgtagacggccctaagcgtACTTACTACtggtaacagcagcagcagcgagcagaagccagcaggcaagtgttatttacataaactcctggtgtacttacaaactttccaatccatcgttttatgagtgtaTAACatattgtactactgtagaagtttggtatcagtttggacattattagtggggtagcttacgagatacaaacctggatccattagcgcctgcactaagctattcagctgataatgctaactctcccaatgttcgacccaggtaaaaaaagcttctgtttttttttggctcaagaccctagggtgaaattactccgaaccatcactttaactctgAACATCAACATAATCGAGACATTCTCAAAGTCCTCCAATAAGAATGTAACTTATTAATAGGAGTTGAGTCTCAGGGATGAGATTCTTTACAGTTATCACCAGGGCTGCTGGTACACACTTTGAACCAACAGTGAGCTCTGCTGTCTGTTCATACCGTAGAGTTTCGAGTCTGCAGTGTGGATCCTCCTGTCTAGCTGAAAGCAACTTCTGTCCCGAGTCTCCTGGATAATTGTAGCTCAGAgaatacagagacactgaggaaccagacCCTACCCAGAACCCAggatagagaggctgagtgaatgtggtgttgcaggtgtggaggtggatcagtgagtcagaggagactgtgtaggaaggacagagagccagcaggacagtccacatgcactgctactctaccagagacagaggaggaggagatggatgtttCTCTGTTATTGTGCCAGACAGAGTAACCATCATCAGAGCAGttcagactccaggactgatcattacgTCCAAACAAACAGTCTCTActgtctcctctcttcctgattcctctgtaactcactgatatctCAACCCTTCCACTTCtctcaacctcccagtaacagcgaccagtcagaccatctctacacagcagctgaggccACCAATCAAACCTCTCtagatgatcaggatatggctgatcctcCATCACCcatgtcaccttcctgttaTTGTCAGatagtttgagttttctgtgtgctgtgtttgtgtccagtgtgagttcacaggCCCCTGACGGAGAAAACGAGACATAGCACAGCAGCAGATTATCATCTAACACACCTGATGGTTTATTTATGAACGCTCATCACCCTGAGGCTATTTTTACAATTCCTTGTccatctggttttattttctaaaaaaccttgtaaaacatcaaccctgttttctatagtcaatcaatgtacatcatgtttttcaggaaaaactgggctattagaatatgtgtgctgtagtgaggtcacttgaatgtaaaaaatgttgtatgaccttaaagacaaataaatgcataaaacggaaaattaatctcacagatatttattgatatcacacacagagcaaTAAAAGCTAAACCAGtctcctgtctaaatcagttcccatatgtcttgggtgtcaaactgtgaagaaataaacattataacttacacagttgacaaaatatataatttatttcaaaaaagtccagacacttttgccaataatcaaaataataatgtcatatattgacatcacacacacagcaatgctacacaagcatttgtcttgtctaaaacagttctcctatatatttggagtcatccactgcaaaaataaacataatgaacattataactcatataaatgacaaactatttacatttcttcaaaaaagacccaaatgtatcccaaatatctaaacagtgacgccattcttctctgtataATAAGAGGAATTGTTGGtatctctttttcactttactctttgttctcGCTCGGATTCCCTGCAGTGAACTCTCTTTTCCACTACATAGTCTTTGTGTgacggacctgccttcccatttgttgaaaaatgtcaacacactctcgcaaagcatcatgggagatttatactaGACGGTAGCACAGAGCTAGTGGCAGAAATGACCGAAAACATGATATATTATggacatcaagtggataaatcttggatttaagagtttggatttattgctgaacaactccaaaaagaggcacaagttccaggctggatagaaaaccttctgtaaaggcgacaaagacaccaaagacacccCTGTGATGGCTAACTCCTTAGCTTTTAGCAGGAAAAGTCGGTAAGCAGCTACATTAAACCGTTATAAAATTATCTAAATATTAATCAGAGGTGCCGTTTGTCATCGTGGACGATGCCGTAGGGCTCTGTTAACAGACTGACTGTTAATTAGATCAGAACTTCACAATGTTCACACATCTCTTTACCTCTCTTTATAGTCTCATCTCTAACCGGCAAGCTACTGAACCTggatggaaatgaacacctctgctgaaatgttagtTAACCATCATACTACACAACCTGTTtcactctctctttgtctctctctctgtctctctctctgtctctctctcggtctctctctgtctctctctctctctctctgtctctgtctctcggtctccccctctctctatctctctctctctgtctctctgtctccccctctctctctgtctctctgtctctctctctttctctctctgtctctctctctgtctctgtctctctcactttctttctctctcactttttgtctctgtctctgtctgtctctcttctggtggttgatgaatgcagatatgtgctgattagctctcacgGTAGGTTTCCACCCAGCCTCGGGGGCATTGTCGCGAAAATAACATGCCAGACCGCAATAGAACACCGGCTGCTAGGCAGCTAGTAAtcaaacaaatgtacaaataGCCAAGCTGCCTGGCTAGCCTTACAATGAAATTCAATgaccgaacatgctagcgattagcctgtcAGCTAGCTGAAAAATTTGAGTCTTTCAACTAATATATACAGTCGtctatttagtggtgtatgtCCCCTGAATAAGTATGTGTGTCATATAAAtcacaatttgtgttgataCAAGTACCAATGTTcgtgtaaaaacattttaatgacatacAATTTTTCATGATACAGCGCTGACAACtaacattttggggtacaatttggttttgatgaattctatgTTTTTACgtttttcttaaataaatattttaaagatgCCTTGTTTGTCCTTTATAATTTATGTTCTGCCTTATCTAtattttaataatcattttattgtgtttctttttttcactattcttaatgttaattattattattattattattgttatttattagtaCACACTGAATTACTTGCCTCAAGTTTTTAACATGATAATACACATGCCATTGGTTTTATGCTTGACTAACAGTGTGATTTTATtctatgatgtattttaaattatttatggttatttattgtgtggccCTTTTACATCTTAAGCACTTTTAAATCTAGCACTTATGACTGATTTTCAATGGTATGTATGGCACTTTTTTAAACTCAAGGGCAAGTAATTCAGACagtattttagactttttaaatgtttttagtcCCTTTTTATGTGGAGATAGATTGGGATAGACTTTCTTTTGTATTGCGACGCTGggcatttattttcataaactctgtatatattgttttttattttgtaaatgtttcCAGGAGCGGCAAGGACAGGGGTGGaggtgaccttttatttaaagttttattatCCCGCTGTCCGtcctgtccagtggttcttttaacctaCCTTTAATATCCGGCCTTCTtttaaacagcttttatataaccAAACTTGTTTTTAAAGGAGGTTTTAAAGTATTTCATTCACACGAGTGTtccccttgtgcccgtgcccTTTGCAGCGCCCATCCCAGGCGTTGTGttttaaccctaacctaaccctaactctaaacctaacttgtcatgacaaaaactgaatgacactttCAATAACATTCAACAAAGAATAACATCAATATACTAGTGAAACCAGATATCATTATGCAATAATCATTTCAAACATT
It encodes the following:
- the LOC120572646 gene encoding uncharacterized protein LOC120572646 — its product is MARSKEQHAGLKTARLQDSANMGRTLLLGKGSSTQIDNSVVVPTRAARNLEQGSQQNLDLLEQYCQTWDLAQKALQHPELSKEKSTLTQLVLTVRSLPDPVLPQDQCEEVMNTDSSSVCQCLQTDEEEEDVSLISSGRDFNRLTGCNLSERSCEDLSSVLSSESSSLRELDLSNNDLKDSGGEPISDGLKSPHCKLETLSLSGCLITEKGCASLATALSSNPSHLRMLDLSYNHPGASGEKLLSARRDDPHSRLNTLRLDHCGEQWLKPGLRKCMLNSCQLTLDTNTVSRHLKLSDNRTVTWVEEDQPYPDHPERFDNYPQLLCRDGLTGRCYWEVERRGEVNISVSYRGIRRKGDGRDCVFGGNDQSWSLFYSDGHYSVWHNNRGTSISSSSVSDRVAVYVDCPADSLSFYTVSSDSLIHLHTFNTPFTQPLYPGFWVGSGSSVSLCSLSYSHPGDSGKKLLSARQEDLHCRLDTLRLDHGGEQRLRPGLRKCSCQLTLDTNTAHRKLKLSDNNRMVTHVMEDQRYPDHPERFESWWQLLCRDGDSGVKLLSARREDPHCRLDTLRLEHGGAQRLKPGLRKSFCEIFTHVKKNGISKGRQITVCEEDPTSPTLIINIYHNGTIMIQGSENSMDNFDKHFQSMKSVAEKKKKGNSQIPQRDQPSPAAVM